One Syngnathus acus chromosome 13, fSynAcu1.2, whole genome shotgun sequence genomic window carries:
- the LOC119132463 gene encoding transcription regulator protein BACH1-like, with amino-acid sequence MLLQAQRVSVFTFQSAVHSAHVLQCLDEQRRRDLLCDVTVVVEGRSFRAHAAVLASCSEYFHGCVADSKHNAVVALPDEVTVRGFEPLLQFAYTSKLLFTKENIHQIQSCAKFLGFRNLESACFDFLIPKFCEPEVQDVKRRRCCQGGEAKPPPPPGTCHLRSEPLPPFPSGAPTRDLCLETCGPQMSSLSPDLSADVACPMLSLADPAKAGHASQLCAGDISASDDVCAQSQPELPCELSAAPVDPLDGMQPGEGLDEDCGLVSCPGARLLERAAEDEGFSERSKDEREVAEHLAKGFWSDLYAPAQAAPPSDRSDLEKSPSDFHWLKQLDLTSNPADCPFLRELGSADESNPCADAPSQSEKSPCISSLNSGDDSDVDTDGDTEATNRRAAEIQLPFPVEHISALSRSAFQQLLKHHSMTPEQLDFVHDVRRRSKNRAAAQRCRKRKMDSIHHLDGDIKTLKSEKEKLLQERAELEQNLEETRQSLCRLCKSVSAEPASDQDRLHFLAKLSAPDSPASPQKEA; translated from the exons ATGCTGCTCCAAGCCCAGCGCGTGTCCGTGTTTACCTTCCAGTCGGCCGTGCACAGCGCTCACGTGCTGCAGTGCCTGGAcgagcagcggcggcgggaCCTTCTGTGCGACGTGACCGTGGTGGTGGAGGGCCGCAGCTTCCGGGCCCACGCCGCCGTCCTGGCCTCATGTAGCGAGTACTTCCACGGCTGCGTCGCCGACTCCAAACACAACGCCGTCGTCGCCCTGCCGGATGAG GTGACAGTGCGGGGCTTTGAACCTTTGCTCCAGTTCGCCTACACCTCCAAGTTGCTCTTCACTAAAGAAAACATCCACCAGATCCAAAGCTGCGCCAAATTCTTGGGCTTTCGCAACCTGGAGTCGGCATGCTTCGATTTCCTCATCCCCAAGTTTTGCGAGCCAGAAGTGCAGGATGTCAAGCGGAGGCGCTGCTGTCAAGGCGGCGAGGcaaagccgccgccgccgccgggcaCCTGCCACTTGCGCTCGGAACCCCTGCCGCCGTTCCCATCGGGCGCTCCGACCCGCGACTTGTGCTTGGAAACCTGCGGGCCGCAGATGTCGTCGTTATCCCCGGATTTGTCGGCCGACGTCGCGTGTCCAATGTTGTCGCTGGCCGATCCGGCCAAAGCGGGGCACGCCTCGCAGCTGTGCGCCGGGGACATTTCGGCCTCCGATGACGTTTGCGCTCAAAGCCAGCCGGAGTTGCCGTGCGAGCTGTCGGCGGCGCCCGTGGATCCGCTCGACGGGATGCAGCCCGGGGAGGGACTCGACGAGGACTGCGGCCTCGTTTCTTGTCCCGGCGCTCGCCTCTTGGAGCGGGCGGCCGAGGATGAGGGATTCTCTGAGAGAAGCAAGGATGAGCGGGAAGTGGCCGAGCATCTGGCCAAGGGGTTTTGGTCCGACCTGTACGCGCCGGCTCAGGCTGCGCCCCCCTCGGACAGGAGCGATCTGGAGAAATCCCCTTCGGACTTCCATTGGCTCAAACAGCTGGACCTGACCTCCAATCCGGCCGACTGTCCTTTCCTCAGGGAGCTGGGATCGGCCGACGAGTCGAACCCGTGCGCCGACGCTCCGTCCCAGTCGGAGAAGAGCCCCTGCATCTCCTCGCTCAACTCTGGGGATGACTCCGACGTGGACACGGACGGCGATACGGAGGCCACCAACAGGAGAGCGGCCGAG ATTCAGCTGCCGTTCCCAGTGGAGCACATCTCGGCGCTGAGTCGCAGCGCTTTCCAGCAGCTTCTCAAGCACCATTCCATGACGCCCGAGCAGCTGGACTTTGTTCATGACGTCCGGCGCCGGAGCAAAAATCGCGCGGCGGCGCAACGATGCcggaagaggaagatggacAGCATACACCATCTCGACGGTGACATCAAAACATTA AAAAGCGAGAAGGAGAAGTTACTTCAGGAGCGTGCAGAACTGGAGCAGAACCTGGAGGAAACACGCCAGAGTCTTTGCAGGCTGTGCAAGAGCGTCAGCGCCGAGCCCGCCTCGGACCAGGACCGCCTGCACTTCCTGGCCAAGCTGTCGGCCCCCGACTCGCCGGCGTCGCCGCAGAAAGAGGCGTGA
- the usp16 gene encoding ubiquitin carboxyl-terminal hydrolase 16 has translation MGKKKAKDRRSNEDDEFEMTGPVCRHIRKGTDKTVLKKVSGVFDWTSCQDCQNEEPKKGIRIKDPSVDSEEEKDSVDVWMCMKCGHRGCGRSSKNKHAIKHYETPRSDTHCLVISLDSWSVWCYACDDEVRYSGSSQLAQLVNNIQKMTQLEHAQKAQKNDVVEVRPKSVTFKTEEDEDKENIRAQSCERKITKKVAVCKLPDSTMEKNCGVPVRGLSNLGNTCFFNAVIQNLSQTQMLRQTLNKVIEDESRLRVKPDSSSKLRPVVAELDPPGSLTMAMNQLLNEIQESKKGVVTPQELFAQVCKKAARFKGFQQQDSQELLRYLLDGMRAEESKRVSSAITEALKRSGKVTDGDELKSVVKEYEKNGLPKNFVDQVFGGETTSTIMCQKCQTVSVVTEMFLDLSLPVSDQAYRKRSQKTTARKSSGTSEDGRESQSEDVVCAGSKYQQKKVKKQAKKQAKQEKRQQKLGSRLSFNSLASLDEATDDDDDCAQQTKLPGHKANALDPTRKGDPVNNSQSKAARVGAFAAAAQRTGDAAVAAAADDSLADMMRKIDLNDAFVEPESEDDALLEKAKEYTVVNQDPELAFQTLAHRASPDKQECSVESCLFHFTEEETLSENNSLLCISCTKWQAGKNKSAGAKKNVYTEASKQMLISSPPPVLTLHLKRFQQNGYSICKVNRHVPFPLILDLAPFCALKSKNVAEGERQILYSLYGIVEHSGTMRSGHYTAFVKVRPQNSNPSSGKLEGDPPLGSWFHISDTSVQPVSESRVLSSQAYLLFYERVH, from the exons atggggaagaaaaaagcGAAGGACAGACGCTCCAACGAGGATGATGAGTTTGAAATGACAG GTCCAGTTTGCAGGCACATTAGGAAAGGCACAGACAAAACTGTTCTCAAGAAGGTCTCTGGTGTTTTTGATTGGACAAGTTGCCAGGACTGTCAAAATGAGGAGCCAAAAAAAGGGATCAGAATCAAAGACCCTTCGGTGGACTCCGAGGAGGAAAAGGACTCGGTGGATGTGTGGATGTGCATGAAATGTGGCCACAGA GGATGTGGCCGAAGCTCCAAGAACAAGCATGCCATCAAACACTACGAGACGCCAAGGTCTGACACGCATTGCCTGGTGATCAGCTTGGACAGCTGGAGTGTCTG GTGCTACGCGTGTGACGATGAGGTGCGGTACTCTGGGAGCAGTCAGCTGGCTCAGCTGGTGAACAACATTCAAAAGATGACTCAGCTGGAGCATGCACAGAAAGCacagaaaa ACGACGTGGTTGAGGTGCGACCCAAAAGCGTGACGTTCAAAACcgaagaagatgaagacaagGAGAACATCAGGGCCCAGAGTTGCGAGAGAAAGATCACCAAGAAAGTAGCTGTGTGCAAGTTGCCAGACTCcaccatggaaaaaaactgcgGAGTTCCCGTCCGCGGGCTAAGCAACTTGGGAAATACTTGCTTCTTCAACGCCGTCATCCAG AACCTCTCTCAGACGCAGATGCTAAGACAGACACTTAACAAGGTGATCGAAGACGAGAGCAGACTCCGGGTCAAACCAGATTCCTCCTCCAAATTG AGGCCCGTTGTGGCGGAACTGGATCCGCCCGGATCGCTAACCATGGCGATGAATCAGCTCCTCAACGAAATCCAAGAGTCCAAGAAGGGGGTGGTGACGCCACAGGAGCTGTTTGCGCAAGTTTGTAAAAA gGCGGCCAGGTTCAAAGGATTTCAGCAGCAGGACAGCCAGGAGCTGCTGCGCTACCTGCTCGACGGGATGAGGGCAGAGGAGAGCAAA AGAGTGAGCTCCGCCATCACCGAGGCACTTAAACGTTCGGGAAAAGTCACAGATGGAGACGAGCTCAAATCCGTCGTTAAAG AGTATGAGAAAAACGGGCTGCCCAAGAATTTTGTGGACCAGGTGTTTGGCGGCGAGACGACCAGCACCATCATGTGTCAAAAGTGTCAAACG GTGTCGGTGGTCACCGAGATGTTTTTGGACCTTTCGCTTCCGGTTTCTGATCAG GCGTACAGGAAGAGGAGCCAGAAAACAACGGCACGCAAAAGCAGCGGCACCAGCGAGGACGGCCGGGAAAGTCAGAGCGAAGATGTCGTCTGCGCAGGCAGCAAGTACCAGCAGAAGAAAGTCAAGAAGCAGGCCAAGAAACAAGCCAAG CAAGAAAAGCGGCAGCAGAAGCTGGGCAGCCGACTCAGTTTCAACAGTTTGGCATCTCTGGACGAAGCAacggacgacgacgacgattGCGCGCAGCAAACAAAGCTGCCCGGACACAAGGCCAACGCCCTCGACCCGACCCGCAAAGGCGACCCCGTCAACAACTCCCAGTCCAAAGCGGCTCGCGTAGGCGCCttcgcggcggcggcgcagcGCACCGGTGACGCTGCcgtggccgccgccgccgacgaCTCCCTGGCGGACATGATGAGGAAGATCGACCTGAACGACGCCTTCGTCGAGCCGGAGAGCGAGGACGACGCCTTGCTGGAAAAGGCCAAGGAGTACACGGTGGTCAACCAGGACCCGGAACTGGCCTTCCAGACTTTGGCCCACAGGGCTTCGCCCGACAAGCAAGAGTGCTCGGTGGAGTCGTGTCTCTTCCACTTCACGGAGGAGGAGACCCTCAGCGAGAACAACAGTCTGCTCTGCATCAGCTGCACAAAATGGCAGGCCGGCAAGAACAAAAGTGCAG GAGCCAAGAAGAACGTCTACACGGAGGCTTCGAAGCAAATGCTCATTTCCTCTCCACCACCGGTACTCACTCTTCACCTGAAGAGATTTCAGCAG AACGGTTACAGTATTTGTAAAGTGAACCGACATGTGCCCTTCCCTCTGATCCTGGATCTCGCCCCTTTTTGTGCCCTCAAGAGTAAG AATGTGGCAGAAGGCGAACGACAGATTCTGTACAGCCTGTACGGCATTGTGGAGCACAGCGGAACCATGAGGTCCGGTCACTACACGGCCTTTGTGAAAGTTCGACCCCAGAACTCCAATCCGTCCTCCGGCAAACTCGAGG GAGATCCACCTCTCGGATCGTGGTTCCACATCAGCGACACCAGCGTGCAGCCCGTGAGCGAGAGCAGAGTGCTGAGTAGTCAAGCCTACCTCCTGTTCTATGAGAGGGTCCACTAA